One region of Zingiber officinale cultivar Zhangliang chromosome 7B, Zo_v1.1, whole genome shotgun sequence genomic DNA includes:
- the LOC122007384 gene encoding protein MKS1-like, which yields MDGSYPSLSQPSRRRKIKGPRPTPLDVRTDSRKIIKRQLPAPPRRPVIIYNVSPKVIHAHRSEFMSLVQPLTGLASPALPPASPSPPLISQAARPATSEKTAGASSHPLTIGKQLAEVLDQLGIDAAMRATAAAGGVLSQVPSCLPETVSPELFTVAQRSVKSFDELSPVLHGSGMVVATPSPVACWELVDQNQDL from the coding sequence ATGGACGGTTCCTACCCCTCCCTGAGCCAGCCATCGCGGCGGCGGAAGATCAAAGGCCCCCGGCCGACCCCGCTCGACGTCCGCACCGACTCCCGCAAGATCATCAAGAGGCAACTGCCGGCGCCGCCTCGACGGCCAGTGATCATCTACAACGTCTCGCCCAAGGTCATCCACGCCCACCGCAGCGAATTCATGTCGCTGGTGCAACCCCTCACCGGTCTCGCCTCACCGGCGCTGCCGCCTGCGTCGCCGTCGCCTCCATTAATATCGCAGGCTGCTCGTCCCGCGACGTCCGAGAAGACCGCCGGCGCTTCCTCTCATCCGTTGACCATCGGCAAGCAATTGGCGGAGGTGCTCGACCAGCTGGGGATCGACGCTGCGATGAGGGCGACGGCGGCGGCCGGCGGCGTCCTTTCGCAGGTTCCGTCTTGTCTACCGGAGACTGTGTCGCCGGAGCTATTCACGGTGGCGCAGCGCTCTGTGAAGTCGTTCGATGAGCTGAGTCCGGTTTTGCATGGCAGTGGCATGGTCGTCGCAACTCCCTCTCCAGTTGCATGTTGGGAACTTGTCGACCAAAACCAAGACTTGTAA
- the LOC122003451 gene encoding E3 ubiquitin-protein ligase PUB23-like — protein MEEEAQVPSFFLCPISLQLMKDPVTLATGITYDRDSIQRWWQLAGGRHNTCPVSNLTLPDSAQLTPNLTLLRLIQAWLAAANSCDTGETPLPTTKISPVDAAHVAELLDDAGEHPLPALRRLRSIVAGSEHGKRCVEEAPGAVDFLASVIVGEENGDGFEPSTVCDEALGILRSIQVGERGLADLVARNPGIVESLTATLRRRREDRNRSRDDAVHLLNQILGALPRHRLASLDEELFREVVRALQDRVSTKAALHLLVSASRSGRNRVKASLAGAVGALVEILLDEPERRACELALVAMDRACRCAEGRAELLAHAAGVAAVAKRMLCARVSETASERAVSVLWSVARHTATPRVVREMMQVGAVGKLCLVLQAEYSGEKSKEKARDILKWHAAAWRRSPCLSPHLQISYPSL, from the coding sequence ATGGAGGAAGAAGCGCAAGTGCCGTCGTTTTTCCTCTGCCCGATCTCTCTCCAACTCATGAAGGATCCGGTGACGCTCGCCACCGGCATCACCTACGACCGCGACAGCATCCAGAGATGGTGGCAGTTAGCCGGCGGTCGCCACAACACCTGTCCAGTCTCGAACCTGACCTTGCCGGACTCAGCTCAACTCACCCCCAACCTCACTCTGCTCCGCCTGATTCAAGCTTGGCTCGCCGCCGCCAACTCCTGTGATACCGGCGAGACGCCTCTTCCGACGACCAAGATTTCCCCCGTCGACGCCGCCCACGTCGCCGAGCTTCTTGACGACGCGGGGGAGCATCCGCTCCCCGCCCTTCGCCGGCTGCGGAGCATCGTCGCCGGAAGCGAGCACGGAAAGCGGTGCGTGGAGGAGGCCCCAGGGGCCGTTGACTTTCTCGCCTCCGTCATCGTCGGCGAGGAAAATGGGGACGGTTTTGAGCCGTCGACGGTTTGCGACGAGGCGCTCGGCATTCTCCGCTCGATCCAGGTGGGCGAACGAGGACTCGCCGATCTGGTCGCACGAAATCCGGGCATCGTCGAGTCGTTGACGGCGACCCTGAGACGCCGACGCGAAGATCGCAACCGATCGCGAGACGACGCGGTGCATCTGCTGAATCAGATACTCGGCGCGCTCCCGCGCCATCGGCTGGCTTCCCTCGACGAGGAGCTCTTCCGCGAGGTGGTCCGCGCGCTTCAGGACCGAGTCTCCACGAAGGCGGCGCTGCACTTGCTCGTGTCTGCGAGCCGGAGCGGGCGGAACAGAGTAAAGGCTTCGCTCGCCGGCGCGGTCGGCGCGCTGGTGGAGATTCTGCTGGATGAGCCGGAGCGGCGGGCGTGCGAGCTGGCGCTGGTGGCGATGGACCGGGCGTGCCGGTGCGCGGAAGGCCGCGCGGAGCTGCTAGCGCATGCCGCGGGAGTGGCCGCGGTGGCGAAGAGGATGCTGTGCGCGCGGGTGTCGGAGACGGCGAGCGAGAGGGCGGTGAGCGTGCTATGGTCGGTGGCGCGGCACACGGCCACGCCGCGCGTGGTGCGGGAGATGATGCAGGTGGGGGCGGTGGGGAAGCTCTGCCTGGTGCTGCAGGCGGAGTACTCCGGCGAGAAGTCGAAGGAGAAGGCGAGGGACATCTTGAAGTGGCACGCGGCGGCGTGGAGGAGATCGCCTTGCCTCTCGCCTCACTTACAGATTTCATATCCAAGTTTGTAG